GTATTGGTTTGACGGCGCATATAGGCTTTCCAGGAATCTGAACCTGACTCCCGACCACCTCCTGTTTCTTTTTCGCCGCCAAATGCTCCGCCTATCTCCGCACCTGATGTTCCGATATTGACATTAGCAATACCACAATCAGAACCCGATACTGACAAAAATGCTTCGGCTTCTCTCATATTCAAAGTCATGATGGCTGAAGACAATCCCTGCGGAACACCATTATGCATAGCAATCGCCTCATCTAAAGTTTTATATTTCATGATATATAGAATAGGAGCAAAAGTTTCTTCCTGTACCATCTTAAAATGGTTTTCCGCCTCAATGATGCATGGTTTGACATAACATCCCGATTCATACCCATCACCTGAAAACACTCCTCCTGCAACAACTTCCTTACCCCCCTCTATCTTTACTTTCTCAATCGCCTTTTGATACATTTCCACGGCCATTTTATCGATCAATGGCCCCACATGATTTTTCTCGTTCAATGGGTTTCCAATTACCAATTTGGAATATGCAGCAGCCAATCTCTCTTTTATGGACTCATAAATTGACTCATGTATGATCAACCTTCTTGTGGAAGTACATCTTTGACCTGCCGTACCTACAGCACCAAACAAGGCTCCTCTGATGGCAATTTCGATGTCTGCATTTTCTGTAATGATGATGGCGTTGTTCCCTCCTAATTCCAACAATGACCTTCCTAGTCTTGCAGCCACAGCCTGACCTACGATTTTACCCATCCGGGTGGAACCTGTTGCCGAAATCAAAGGGACCCTTCTGTCTTCGGTCATAAATTT
This window of the Aquiflexum balticum DSM 16537 genome carries:
- the amaB gene encoding L-piperidine-6-carboxylate dehydrogenase, with protein sequence MSDSFGVKSALQKLGVQTENLGTSTGNNWIDSGMEYISSFSPADGELIGKVQVTNRESYDAVVSKAQEAYKTWRNMPAPQRGEIVRQIGNALREVKPELGKLVSYEMGKSYQEGLGEVQEMIDICDFAVGLSRQLYGLTMHSERPGHRMYEQWHPLGIVGIVSAFNFPVAVWSWNSMIAWVCGDVCIWKPSEKAPLSGIACQQITARVFKENGLPEGISSLIVGDYKVGKFMTEDRRVPLISATGSTRMGKIVGQAVAARLGRSLLELGGNNAIIITENADIEIAIRGALFGAVGTAGQRCTSTRRLIIHESIYESIKERLAAAYSKLVIGNPLNEKNHVGPLIDKMAVEMYQKAIEKVKIEGGKEVVAGGVFSGDGYESGCYVKPCIIEAENHFKMVQEETFAPILYIMKYKTLDEAIAMHNGVPQGLSSAIMTLNMREAEAFLSVSGSDCGIANVNIGTSGAEIGGAFGGEKETGGGRESGSDSWKAYMRRQTNTINYSTNLPLAQGIKFDI